Within the Debaryomyces hansenii CBS767 chromosome E complete sequence genome, the region ATTcgtaaatattataaagtTGACAAGGCGAATGATTACTCAGTTTTAACTACGATGATTCTTATTACTTCTGGTGAcattgaattgaatgatgaGGATTCGCATCAGTTTAGCACTACATTGATTGAAGTTTTAAAATCCCGCGAATCAACCACAATAGGTATTCAATGCattaaatcattgattCAATATTCGTCTCGACTCCCCAAAGACATTCTTGTCATGAAGTATTTGATAAGTGGTTTAATAAAACTTCTCGCGAATGGCACACTGGATTTGGACccaaaaattatattcgAAATTCTCTTCTTGTTTTCCAAATCATATACATTTAATGAAACAAAGACTATAtctttgttttcaatattgatgcCATTATTGACTAAACTTGATAAGGATAATAAGGGCAATGTTAACAAACCTTACTTGCATGATAAGTTATTATCgctaattcaacaaaacaCGGGAGCTTTCAAATTTgtaattgataatgttttgactgaagaacaaaagaaattgacgGAGGATTTAGTTAAACTTAATACAAGCTCAAGTGATCAAAACTACCTCGGGGATGACGATGGATCAGAAATCCAATTGAAGACATTTGGAAGCTAGTGATAGAAATGATTATGTACGTATTTATACACgtgatttatttgaagatatattttttttcttggtATATAACTTAAGACATCATTTCCCATATAATAGAAGAAGGCATTTGTAGCTTATACTAGGAAACAATattatgaaaataataagtCTTTTATATTGCATAGTATTTGCTTTAGGAATAGTTGCTAAAACTCACACTTTCCATTTCAATGCCAGTTATATTACTGCCAATCCAGATGGGGTTCATGAACGTAGAGTAATAGCGatcaataatgaatggCCAATACCTACTATTagaatcaagaaaaatgatcgagttgaaatatattttactaatttattagaaaatagAAACACTTCGTTGCATTTCCATGGTTTGTTCCAACAAGAATCTAATTCAATGGACGGTGCTGAAATGGTGACCCAATGTCCTATTGCACCAGGATCCACATTCTTGTATAATTTCACTGTCACCGAACAGGCTGGTACTTATTGGTACCACTCACATTCTGGTGCCCAATATAGTGATGGGCTTAGAGGTATGTTTAtagttgaagatgataaagaGCCACCATTTCAATATGATGAGGAAACCACATTGACTGTTAGCGATTGGTACCATATGGAATATCCTGATGTCATGAGCAACTTTTTGAGTAGATATAATCCAACAGGAGCTGAACCAATACCGCAAAATTCGCTCTTCAATGATACGAAGAATTCTACATGGCATGTCAAGCCAGATACAACTTACCTAGTTCGGATTGTAAATATGGGTATGTTTACGTCCCAATATTTGTACATTGAAGACCATACGTTTACTATTGTCGAAATTGATGGTAACTTGATAGAACCAGTAGAGACTGATTCTTTGTATATAGCTGTTGCGCAGAGAATTTCCGTCTTAGTGCACACCAAAAAATCTAAAGCTACAAATTATAGATTTGTTAATATAATGGATGAGGAAATGTTAGATTTCTTGCCAGATGAATTGCTAGTTATTTCCACGAATTGGGTTGCATACAATGATAAAGATTTACCTCAATCCTTAAAAAATGGTCCCAATGAATTCGAAAAGCTTACTGAAAAGCTTAACCCAGTTGATGACTTCGGTTTAAAGCCATTATCAAGAGAAGCTCTCCTTCCTGATTCtgattatcaaattcaacttAATTTCACGATGGATAATTTAGGTAACGGGGTCAACTATgcctttttcaataatataagtTATGTTCTACCAAAAGTTCCTACATTAATGACTGTCTTATCGAGTGGTGAACATGCTGGAGATACAGAAATTTATGGGTCAAATACTAATACATTTGTCTTGCAGCATAATGAAGTAGTAGAAATAGTTCTTAATAATATGGATGACGGGAAGCACCCCTTCCATTTGCATGGGCATATTTTCCAAGTGATTTCGAGATCCGAAGCCGGGGAAGATGCTGAAGATCCAATTGTTTATGACCCAGAAAATCCAGATCATACCAACTTTCCAGATTTCCCCATGATTCGTGATACAGTTATGGTAAATCCAAATGGTTTTATCGTTTTAAGATTCAAGGCAAATAATCCAGGTGTTTGGTTTTTCCATTGCCATGTAGACTGGCATTTAGAACAAGGACTTGCGATCACCCTTGTTGAAGCTCCATTCGAAATACAAAAATCACAAAGCTTATCTTCTAACCATTTGGATGCTTGTACCTCAGCTAACGTGTCCAGCAAAGGTAATGCAGCTGGTAGATATGGTGACTCAAGTGATATATGGCATGACTTAAGTGGAGAAAATTCGCAGCCTGAGCCATTACCTGCTGGTTTTACTATGAAGGGTTATATTGCATTCTTCATTTGTTCATTCTGTGCCGtatttggaatatattctatatACAAGTATGGTATGgaagatatcaaaaatgATAGTAACGAGGCAGTTGTTCAAAAGCTTTACCGAATTTTAGACTCACACGGCGCTTTAGATGAAAGCGAACAATCGGCTTTATTTAGTGTAAATAGTAGGGAATAACCgtttaattgattttttcaactttaTTTAAGTCCGAGTTTCCCAACATTTGTCCCgcattttcttcttgactATAATGACTAAATACGTTGTAATTGGGTAAGTACCATCTAACTAATGAACGTGTGACCGAACTTAACTAACATAATAGCTCTGGTATAGTTGGATTATATACTGCTTTTGTTCTTCTCGAACAAGGTATCAAATCGACAGATATTTCAGTAATCGCCGAATTTTTACCTGGGGATGAGTCAATAAACTATACATCTCCATATGCTGGCGGTAATTTCTCATGTATTACTGGCGATGATCGTGAAACTTTAGAATTTGATAGATATACGTATACTAATTTGCATAAggttcaagaaaaattaggGGGAAGTAAATGTGGGTTAGATCGCTACATATCTACCGAATATTGGGATACAATGCCATCAGCAGCAAAAAGAGATTCGTTGAAAGAATACCTCGAAGAATATGAACTAATTGCTGAGGCTGATTTGCCACAGGGGGTAGCCTTTGGGATAAAATTTAGATCATGGAACTTTAATTGCCCATTATTCTTACTGAATTTTCAAGCAtttttagaaaatgaaaatggtatTAAGTTTACAAGAAGAAAGCTCTCCCATGTTTCTGATGCGTACTCCTCTGATACAAAAATTGTATTTAATTGCACAGGAATTGGCGCCCATAAGTTAGGGGGAGTTAGTGACGTGGATGTTTACCCCACACGAGGACAAGTTGTGGTAATCAAGGCTCCACatatcaaagaaaatgttATGAGATGGACAGATTCAGACCCTACttatattatcaagagACCTTATTCAAATGACCAATTGATACTCGGTGGCTTCACTCAAAAGGACAATTGGACTGCCGATACGTTTAAGAAGGAAACTATCGAAATCTTAGAAAAAACTACTAAGCTTCACCCAAAGATCTTGAAAGAAAACCCTAATGGATCTAGTATTAAGgatttagaaattttaaGAGTTGCCTCAGGCTTAAGACCAAGTAGACATGGTGGCCCCAGGATTGAAAAGGAAACtttcaacaataataaagtttTAATCCACAACTATGGTGCTAGTGGGTATGGATACCAAGCAGGATTGGCAATGGGCCATAAAGCTGTCCGTTTAGCTTTATCTAGAGATGTCAAGCTTTGATAGAtaagtatataaatatattcatatttaatATGTGTTGTTCCCCATTTTTGTGTAATAAATTGTAGCGATATGAAAGACTGATTATTATAAGAATGATAAGGAAGATATTCACATCTAACCATATTAATTATTCGAGTAACAACGAAATACTAAGCTTCAAATAAGGCAAGTAGAAAACACAAGAGGATGTCACAATTATTCGAATGGGCTTTCGGCAAAAAGCTTACTCCACAAGAGAGACTTCGAAAAAATCAAAGAGCACTTGAAAAAACACAACGAGAGCTAGCAAGAGAGACAACCAAGCTTCAAAGTCAAGAAAAGAAGCTAGTAGCCGATATCAAAAAATCTGCTAAACAGGGCCAGATAGCAAGTGCTAAATTACAGGCTAAGGATTTGATTAGAACTAAAAATTATATCGTGAAGTTCAATTCGATGAAAGCTCAATTGCAAGCAATCCTGTTGCGTATTCAATCAGTACGCAGTAATCAGCAAATGGCAACGTCTATGAGAGACGCTACAAGATTATTGTCGGGTATGAATAAGTCCATGAATTTACCCCAATTATCACGAATCGCTCAAGAATTTGCAAAAGAGAATGACATGATGGATCAAAAGCAAGAATTTATGGACGATGCAATAGATGATGCAATGGCGGAAGATGATGAGTTAGGTGAAGATGAACAAGCCgatgaaatattaagtAAGGTATTAGACGAAATTGGAGTTGACTTAAACACAAGCTTGCAAGATACCCCAAGCCAAATAAACGTCCAATCGCCGGATAGAGTTGATAACGGCAGGGTGGCAGAAGCGATTGGGGGCCCAAGTAATAACGAGGAAGACGACTTACAAGCGAGGTTGgataatttaaagaaatgATCCAATATAGGCATCAGTAGCACTAgtaatgatatatttctaTAAATTAAACATAATTGTTCTTAATTAAATAgtcaataatttgttgGGCAGCATCTTCAATAGAGACACCTTCATAGTTCTTCAAGTGGATTTCTGGCTTATCTGGTGCTTCGTATGGTGCACTAATACCGGTAAATTCCTTAATGATACCTTCTCTGGCCTTCTTGTACAATCCTTTTGGATCTCTGGTTTCAGCAACCTCAACTGGAACATCAACATAAACCTCAACAAATGGCAAATTGTCCTTTTCGTGCAATTCTCTGGCTAATTGTCTGTCCTTTTGGTATGGCGAAATGAATGAAGTCAATGTAATACAACAAGAgtcattgaataatttggcaACTTCTGAGATTCTTCTAATATTCTCATTTCTGTCGTTTTCACTGAACCCCAAATCCTTATTTAATCCGAATCTAACATTATCACCATCTAATCTATAACAGTTTAATCCTCTACCTAAAATAGATTGTTCCAAGGCACATGCAATGGTTGATTTTCCACTGGCCGATAATCCTGTAAGCCAGACAGTGACACCTTTTTGGTTTCTCAACTCTGAACGCTCAACATGCGTTAAATTTGGATGCCATGTAATATTTGAAGCCATATCTGATTTGTTTACTGATTTAAccaatgatgataattttgctaatttttcaccatAACCAAACCTTCTATAGTCTCTCGAGCCAACTATTGCAACAAGACACGTGCAGTCTGACTATTTTGTCAAAATACTGAATGTCACAAACTTACGTAATAATATGTATTACTTATGTCAGTTTTACTCAAAACGACCagtgaaaaaattcattagaaaatgaatatttatgGTAGCTTAATCTAAACGAAACTAAACAATGTACTATGAATTAATGGCCATTTCACGGATATCAGATCCGttgaaaacaaacaaaGAGGCTACCAAGATTGTTTCGACGTTAGGAAAATTGATCTTAAATAATAGAGGGATAATTAGAGACATAACAAGTTTAGGACCAAGAACGTTACCGAAAATTGTATCCAAAGATCAGGAAAGACATTTTCAAGGATATCATTTCTTAATGGGATTTGATGTGTCATCCAATGTTCAACAAGAATTGTTAAGAACTTTGAGAAGAGATCCAAGAGTTTTAAGAGCTAACA harbors:
- a CDS encoding DEHA2E12738p (similar to uniprot|P38993 Saccharomyces cerevisiae YMR058W FET3 Ferro-O2-oxidoreductase required for high-affinity iron uptake and involved in mediating resistance to copper ion toxicity belongs to class of integral membrane multicopper oxidases); the encoded protein is MKIISLLYCIVFALGIVAKTHTFHFNASYITANPDGVHERRVIAINNEWPIPTIRIKKNDRVEIYFTNLLENRNTSLHFHGLFQQESNSMDGAEMVTQCPIAPGSTFLYNFTVTEQAGTYWYHSHSGAQYSDGLRGMFIVEDDKEPPFQYDEETTLTVSDWYHMEYPDVMSNFLSRYNPTGAEPIPQNSLFNDTKNSTWHVKPDTTYLVRIVNMGMFTSQYLYIEDHTFTIVEIDGNLIEPVETDSLYIAVAQRISVLVHTKKSKATNYRFVNIMDEEMLDFLPDELLVISTNWVAYNDKDLPQSLKNGPNEFEKLTEKLNPVDDFGLKPLSREALLPDSDYQIQLNFTMDNLGNGVNYAFFNNISYVLPKVPTLMTVLSSGEHAGDTEIYGSNTNTFVLQHNEVVEIVLNNMDDGKHPFHLHGHIFQVISRSEAGEDAEDPIVYDPENPDHTNFPDFPMIRDTVMVNPNGFIVLRFKANNPGVWFFHCHVDWHLEQGLAITLVEAPFEIQKSQSLSSNHLDACTSANVSSKGNAAGRYGDSSDIWHDLSGENSQPEPLPAGFTMKGYIAFFICSFCAVFGIYSIYKYGMEDIKNDSNEAVVQKLYRILDSHGALDESEQSALFSVNSRE
- a CDS encoding DEHA2E12760p (some similarities with C. albicans fungus|CA5402), which codes for MTKYVVIGSGIVGLYTAFVLLEQGIKSTDISVIAEFLPGDESINYTSPYAGGNFSCITGDDRETLEFDRYTYTNLHKVQEKLGGSKCGLDRYISTEYWDTMPSAAKRDSLKEYLEEYELIAEADLPQGVAFGIKFRSWNFNCPLFLSNFQAFLENENGIKFTRRKLSHVSDAYSSDTKIVFNCTGIGAHKLGGVSDVDVYPTRGQVVVIKAPHIKENVMRWTDSDPTYIIKRPYSNDQLILGGFTQKDNWTADTFKKETIEILEKTTKLHPKILKENPNGSSIKDLEILRVASGLRPSRHGGPRIEKETFNNNKVLIHNYGASGYGYQAGLAMGHKAVRLALSRDVKL
- a CDS encoding DEHA2E12782p (similar to uniprot|P36108 Saccharomyces cerevisiae YKL002w DID4 Class E Vps protein of the ESCRT-III complex required for sorting of integral membrane proteins into lumenal vesicles of multivesicular bodies and for delivery of newly synthesized vacuolar enzymes to the vacuole involved in endocytosis and highly similar to ca|CA5403|IPF1542 Candida albicans IPF1542 unknown function), whose translation is MSQLFEWAFGKKLTPQERLRKNQRALEKTQRELARETTKLQSQEKKLVADIKKSAKQGQIASAKLQAKDLIRTKNYIVKFNSMKAQLQAISLRIQSVRSNQQMATSMRDATRLLSGMNKSMNLPQLSRIAQEFAKENDMMDQKQEFMDDAIDDAMAEDDELGEDEQADEILSKVLDEIGVDLNTSLQDTPSQINVQSPDRVDNGRVAEAIGGPSNNEEDDLQARLDNLKK
- a CDS encoding DEHA2E12804p (highly similar to uniprot|Q02196 Saccharomyces cerevisiae YKL001C MET14 Adenylylsulfate kinase required for sulfate assimilation and involved in methionine metabolism), producing the protein MASNITWHPNLTHVERSELRNQKGVTVWLTGLSASGKSTIACALEQSILGRGLNCYRLDGDNVRFGLNKDLGFSENDRNENIRRISEVAKLFNDSCCITLTSFISPYQKDRQLARELHEKDNLPFVEVYVDVPVEVAETRDPKGLYKKAREGIIKEFTGISAPYEAPDKPEIHLKNYEGVSIEDAAQQIIDYLIKNNYV
- a CDS encoding mitochondrial 37S ribosomal protein YmS16 (similar to uniprot|P28778 Saccharomyces cerevisiae YKL003C MRP17 Mitochondrial ribosomal protein of the small subunit), with the translated sequence MYYELMAISRISDPLKTNKEATKIVSTLGKLILNNRGIIRDITSLGPRTLPKIVSKDQERHFQGYHFLMGFDVSSNVQQELLRTLRRDPRVLRANIIKQDMSRKLNTGTSFERAFSSTPK